In Salvelinus alpinus chromosome 19, SLU_Salpinus.1, whole genome shotgun sequence, the genomic stretch ctcaactagtctaaagaaggccagttttattgcttctttaatcagaacaacagttttcagctgtgctaacatgactgcaaaagggttttcgaattataaattagccttttaaaatgatcaacttggattagctaacacaacgtgccattggaacacaggagtgatggttgctgataatgggcctctgtacacctacagtatgtagattttccataaaaaaatctgccgtttcttgcaacaatagttatttacaacattaaccttTCTAGcacaggggttccgctagcggaacacccacaacattccgctgaaaaggcagcgcgcgaaattcaaaaatagtttagaaatatgtaactttcacacattaacaagtccaatacagcaaatgaaagataaacatcttgttaatctacccatcgtgtccgatttttaaaatgttttacagcgaaaacacaacatatatttatattagatcaccaccaaatccaaaaaacacacagccatttttcccagccaaagatagtcacacaaaagcagaaatagagataaaattaatcactaacctttgataatcttcatcagatgacactcataggacatcatgttacacaatacatttatgttttgttcgataatgtgcatatttatatccacaaatctcggtttacattggcgccatgttcagaaatgactccaaaatatccggagtaattacagagagccacgtcaaataacagaaatactcatcataaactttgatgaaagatacatgttttacatataattaaagatacactggttcttaatgcaacctctGTGTCAGATATTTTAAAAACTttaggaaaaagcataccatgcaataatcagAGACGGCactcagaaatacacaacatttctccgccatgttggagtgaacagaaatacgaaattacatcataaatattcctttacctttgatgatctttcatcagaatgcagtgccaggaatcctagttccacaataaatcattgttttgttcgataatgtccattactagtgtccaattagctacttttgctagcacttttagttcacatgtccaaacgctggcgccggtccaggcgaactcggacgaaaacttcaaaaagttatattccaggtcgaataaactggtcaaattaagtagagaatcaatcttcaggatgttgttatcatatatatccaataacgttccaaccggagcatttcttcatgtctgtataagtaatggaagacatggccatatcatgactagcgcgcgtgaccaggaactagcattctgccagaccactgactcaaatagctgccatccggccccacatcacactagaggcttcattccatgttctacagactgttgacatctagtggaaggcgtaggaagtgcaaacagatccatatattacagggaattgaataggcgatgactttaacttTGTtgacccttctcagaattctcacttcctgtttggaagtttgcctgccatatgagttctgttatactcacagacataattcaaacagttttagaaacttcacagtgttttctatccaatagtaataatactatgcatatattagcatctaggacagagtaggaggcagttcactatgggcacgcgattcatccaaagtgaaaatgctgcccctatcccaaacaggttttaacaatgtctacactgtatttctgatcaatttgatgttattttaatggaccaaaaattagtttttctttcataaacaaggacatttctaagtgaccccaaacttttgaacggtagtgtatatatatatatatatataaactatatatatatatatatataaaaagaaacgtccctttttcaggaccctgtctttcaaagataatttgtaaaaatccaaataacttcacagatcttcattgtaaagggtttaaacactgtttcccatgcttgttcaatgaaccataaacaattaatgaacatgcacctgtggaacggtcgttaagacactaacagcttacagacggtaggcaattaaggtcacagttatgaaaacttaggacactaaagaggcctttctactgactctgaaaaacaccaaaagaaagatgcccagggtccctgctcatctgcgtgaatgtgccttaggcatgctgcaaagaggcatgaggactgcagatgtggccagggcaataaattgcaatgtccatactgtgagacgcctaagacagcgctacagggagacaggacagacagctgatcgtcctcgcagtggcagaccacgtgtaacaacacctgcacaggatcggtacatctgaacatcacacctatgggacaggtacaggatggcaacagcaactgccagagttacaccaggaacgcacaaaccctccatcagtgctcagactgtccgcaataggctgagagaggctggactgagggcttgtaggcctgttgtaaggcaggttctcaccagacatcaccgggaacaacgtcgcctatgggcacaaacccaccgtcgctggaccagacaggactggcaaaagtgctcttcactgacgagtctaggttttgtctcaccaggggtgatggttggattcgtatttatcgtcaaaggaatgagcgttacactgaggcctgtactctggagcgggatcgatttggaggtggagggtccgtcatggtcacagcatcatcggactgagcttgttgtcattgcaagcaatctcaatgctgtgcgttaccgggaagacatcctcctccctcatgtggtacccttcctgcaggctcatcctgacatgaccctccagcatgacaatgccaccagccatactgctcgtactgtgcgtgatttcctgcaagacaggaatgtcagtgttctgccatggtcagcgaagagcttaatcccattgagcacgtctgggacctgttggatcggatggTGAGGGCTAggcccattccccccagaaatgtccgggaacttgcaggtgccttggtggaagagtggggtaacatctcacagccagaactggcaaatctggtgcagtccatgaggaggagatgcactgcagtacttaatgcagctggtggccacacaagatactgattgttacttttgattttgaccccccctttgttcagagacacattattaaatttctgttagttacatatctgtggaacttgttcagtttatgtctcagttgttgaatcttgttatgttcatacaaatatttacacgttaagtttgctgaaaataaacacagttgacagtgagaggacacttcttttttgctgagtttatttctaAGTAGATCAGAAAAACTTTCTTGTGCAGTTCTGAAACCGCTCGAAGATTTTGTATTTTTTCTTCAATTAATCATACACATATTCGTCAAGGGATTCCGGTAGGCACAGATGACAGTACAGCCAGTAATTCACAGCACTGGCATACTGTACATGGCCAGTTACATATGGCTGTGCAAATCATTAACAGATTTTACTTCCTTCCTTTCTGAGAGGAGAGATTGTGTGGCAACCAGTCATCTATTCAGTTGATTGGataagtattttatttttttgctttttTGGCATGACTAGCAAGTTAATTTACTACTGACCAAAGATCTGCTTTCCTAAGGCATGTCTGATCTGGGTTGAAAGGAGGGTTACGTAATTATTCATGTGATATTCAATCACGACTTATGTTTTGTTGAACAATTACATTGAAACAAGTTTAAGACATATGATGTAATGGGCGTCAAAATCAGATAACTTGGTGAGTGCACTGTAAACAAGTATGTGATGTGAGCAAGCATCTTCCTTAACCAGGTTACTCTCCTGTATTTATCTATCTATGTCTATGCCTATAACTGCCTTTCCTGCTGGCAGTGTCAATGCAAAACTCAAAGGATCCACCCTGTACTAGTTAGCTAATAACACTCATCTAATTTTTTATTTTAGAAGTAACATTTAGTATTGATCATTGTTATCATGAGCCACTATACACTTTAGAATGGCACCAGATATCATTAGAGATTTAAAGTTACTGAATGTGAAACAAATTGTTGtcattcagatcccttgactagACTTCTATATACTGATCTACTTTGttggcacaaaaaaaaaaaaatctttcagTAAAGCAGTTTCAGTTTCATTCTCAGTCACCTTCAGACATACATTCTTTGTTAGTTTTGTTTGATCACAACCATCTTTTTTATCATGACTGAGGTACTGTAGCATTTCAATGATTAACTGTAGTTGCTCTTTTTAATCTCCTTTAGAGTCTGAGCCAGCACACATTTGTGGACCCCACTGCCTGGGCCCCTTGACCTTCCATAAGGAGGTGGTGGGGGCCTTGGTGAGCCTGAGCCAGGGGGCCAGGCGGGCAGACAGGACTGGGGTCACCTTCAGACACGGCCTGGCGTTCAGCAGCCGCCCGGTACGGCCCCAGGAGAGGGTGCGTCTGCGAGTGGAGTTGTGCGAGCTGACCTGGCATGGAGCTATGCGTGTGGGCTTCACCAATGTACTTCCTATTGCCAGAGCCCTGCCCTCCCTGGCCATCCCAGACCTCACAGACCTCCCTGGCCACTGGGCCGCTCCTGTGCCTGAGACTTGCTGCCTGCCAGGCTCAGAGCTGGAGTTCTGGGTCCCCCATGGCGGTAGAGTGTATTTCAGGAATGCCAACAGCCGAAAAAACAGCCGAAAACACAAACTGCTGAAGGGAGTGGACCTCAGCTGTCCCCTGTGGGCCATGATTGACATGTATGGGCAGACCTGCTCTGTGCTCTTACTGGGTAAGTTCAGAAATCAATGGAACATGTATGAATGAACAGTGCAGTCTGTCCTAACTTGATTTCTTGGTTTGAAATGATGTCCATCTGTCAGTGTCAGTGACTAACCACAAATCTGGTTATTTCTTGTAGGGTCGGAGAAGAAAGAGTTTTTGGGGAATCAAAAGTCCTGTCCTGCTCCTCAACGGCGTTCCTCCTGTTCTGCTCTTCAGAGACACACCTCGCTCAATTTTGACAACTATGTGAATGTGAGACAGATTTGTGATGACATTCATGACAGCTATCTTCTTCCCCGTCCAGCCAATAAGCAGACATCAGGTAAGCATCACAATTATACAATAAATTCCTGCTATCTTGTTTTGGATATTTTATGAAAATGGTACTTCATTTGAGTATAATATCTTGATATTTAATCTAAGGCattctttaaaaaatgtaataaatatatatgTTTCTATTGTCACATGCTTGGCAAACCTACAATTTCTACAAGTTTACATTTTACACACATACTTGTGTAGCTTAACATTTACAGAAACACCTAAGCCACATTTGTTCAAGGACATAGATACAGTACATGTTAGCCTCACGTACTGTAGGACTCAGGGGCGTCTATTGGGTATGGCAGAGTGTGGCGGTTGCCATACCTTAGCTCTCAGCACCAAAATTTAAATCCCCATTAAAAGGCAAATGCAGTTTAGTTGTATCAGTGGGctggctttaggaccatgcagatGGTTCAGAGCAGACTGGCACGGTAGTATAGAGCATGTTTTAGGCCCATGTGGACACCTCGGAGCTGGCTGGTGGACAGCGCGACTTTTCTCTTAAAGACAGTGCAGAGGTGGAAGGTGGCTGAAGATGACTAGGACACTAGGTAACTGATGTTTGACTTGACATGAAACTTAACTCGTTTTTAATCCCGGTGCTGAGCTATGGTGTAGCAGCTAATTGCTGTATGACATGTGTTGAGGTGAATTAAGCTACAGCAGCTAAGGTGATAATGGCTGGAGTCAGTTTAGCtagtttttgctgttctccaaatagtaTTTTAGAGTTTTGAAATTGTGTAGAAGTGCAGTAAATGAGCTtgaactatttaaaaaaaaatacctccccccagccctgtaactttgccataccctaggtttagcagATATGACACCCGGATCAACCTTATGGACACAACAACACTAGCCACCCAAACTTCAAAGTGAGGCTGAGCCAAGTCCCACTTGACCTTATAGGTCATGTAACTGAGTTTATCTCATTTGATTGCAGACTGTGAGAGCGTGGAGGACTGTGTGGTGTGTATGAGCCAGAAGGCCTGTATCAGCCTGCAGTGTGGCCACCAGTGCCTGTGTCTCCAGTGTGCCACCAGAGTGATCCAGGAGTTTGGATACTGCCCTCTGTGTCGCCAGAACATCAAGAGCTTCCTGCAAACTAAATGACCCAGTAGGACTGACCCCAATTactcgactggtcgattgtttggtcattaggct encodes the following:
- the LOC139545961 gene encoding E3 ubiquitin-protein ligase NEURL3-like; protein product: MVSRSLESEPAHICGPHCLGPLTFHKEVVGALVSLSQGARRADRTGVTFRHGLAFSSRPVRPQERVRLRVELCELTWHGAMRVGFTNVLPIARALPSLAIPDLTDLPGHWAAPVPETCCLPGSELEFWVPHGGRVYFRNANSRKNSRKHKLLKGVDLSCPLWAMIDMYGQTCSVLLLGSEKKEFLGNQKSCPAPQRRSSCSALQRHTSLNFDNYVNVRQICDDIHDSYLLPRPANKQTSDCESVEDCVVCMSQKACISLQCGHQCLCLQCATRVIQEFGYCPLCRQNIKSFLQTK